In Desulfobacter hydrogenophilus, the genomic stretch AATGAAAATGAGTTGATTAATAAAGATGCTGCGCGTTTTCATACAAAATAAATACACCATCCTTTTATGCATTGTACTCCTCAATGTCATTGCCGCCCCGTTTTTTTCACAGTCTGCTCATCCTGAATTGTTTTTTAACATAACGTTCTCATTGATTATGCTAACGGCCGGGCTTTCCGTGGCAGGTGATAAGAAATTATCCCAGGCAGCTTCCATCGCCTTGATGCTACCTTGTTTGTTTTTTGTCTGGCTGGCATATTTTTACACTCTTGAAGAACATATGCTCATGGCCTCTGCCTTTCTCCAGGCCATGTTCCTATTCTACATATCCCTGCTTATTATTCTGTTTATTTTTCGATCACCCGTCGTGATCCGGGACGTGGTCTCGGCAGCCTTGGTGGTTTATCTATTTTCGGCCATGCTCTTTGCCAAATTATATCTGATGCTGGAACTTGCATATCCGGGGTCGTTTTCCATTTCCCACGAAACCATCCGCGACAATCCGGGGCTTTTAAAGTATTTTTCCATGGTAACCTTGTCCACATTGGGATATGGAGATTTGTCCCCCGTTAACGATAAATCCCAGACCCTGGCGAGCATGGAGGCCATATTCGGCCAGATTTACCTGGCTGTCCTCATTGCCCGATTGGTGGGTATGCAGGGCGCATCTGCCAAGACGTTTTCAAAAAAATAGATCTGCACATACAGATAGTTTGGTTTTTAAATTGGATTTTTGACTTTTAGGGTCAGGATGCATATATTAACGAGCTAATTTGGTGCAAAGGAGATTTAATTTTAAATGCAGATAAGGGTAGGTACAGGAACCGATGTCCATGAATTGGTGGCCGGGCCCAGGCTGATTATTGGCGGGGTAGAGATCGACCATCCCATGGGCCTGAAAGGACATTCAGACGCAGATGTGTTGCTTCATGCCGTTTGTGACGCCCTTTTAGGTGCTGCGGGCTTGGGAGACATCGGGGAACATTTTCCGGATACGGATTCGGCATATAAAGGGATGGACTCTACCCGGTTTTTGCATATATGCAAAGAAAAAATTAAGGATAAAGGATTTATGGTCGCCAATTTGGACTGCACCATTTTTGCCCAGGCCCCGAAGATGAGTCCCCATAAAAAGGCCATGACCGCCTGTATTGCCCGGGTTCTTGAATTGTCTTCGGACTGTGTGAACATTAAGGCCACCACCACCGAACATTTGGGATTTATCGGTAGAAAACAGGGCATTGCAGCCCAGGCCACGGTGCTGCTGTATAGAAATGAAAGTTAAGATACAGGATAGAAAGCAATGAGTTTAAGGATTTATAATACCCTGAGCGGGAAGAAAGAAGAATTTGTTCCAATTACAGCCAATAAGGTCGGTATGTACGTGTGTGGTCCCACCGTATATGACACCAGCCATATTGGCCATGCCAGATCCGTGGTGGTGTTTGACATGGTGTACCGGTGGCTGATGCAGCTTGGGTATGAGGTGACCTATGTGCGCAATTTTACGGACGTGGACGATAAGATTATCAAAAAATCCAATGAGACCGGCGACTCCTGCACTGCCATCACCACAAAATATATCGATGAATTTCACAATGAAATGGACGCGCTCAATGTGCTTCGACCAACTATCGCGCCTAAAGCCACCGAGCACATTGATCATATTATCCGTTTTGTCCAGCGTCTGATCGATTCGGGTAAGGCCTACCATGTGGAAGGTGGGGACGTCTATTTTTCCATTTCATCTTTCAGTGAATATGGAAAACTGTCCCACCGTAACCCCGATGATATGCAGGCGGGTGCCCGGATTGCCGTGGACGAGAAAAAGAGAAGTCCCATGGATTTCACCTTGTGGAAACCGGCCAAACCTGGAGAACCCTCCTGGGACAGCCCCTGGGGAAAGGGCCGGCCCGGCTGGCACATTGAATGTTCGGCCATGAGTTACGAATACCTTGGTGAAAGTATTGATATCCATGGCGGGGGCAAGGATCTGATTTTTCCCCATCATGAGAACGAGATTGCCCAGAGTGAGGCTTCCTTTGGCGTGCCCTTTGTCAAATACTGGATACACAATGGATTTGTGGACATTAATAATGAGAAGATGTCCAAGTCTCTGGGAAACTTTACCATGATCAAGGCGGTGCTGGCCGATTACAGTCCCGAAGTAATTCGCATGTTCCTGTTGTCCAAGCATTACCGATCCCCCATTGATTACAGCGAAAACAGTATGCGTGAGGTGTCCGTAGGCCTTGACCGTATTTATGCTTTCCTGGAACGTCTGGACAAGGCCGGTATTACCCCGGAAACTGCCGGGGGGTGGCATGGTCCTTTGTGGGGGGATATTGT encodes the following:
- the cysS gene encoding cysteine--tRNA ligase, translated to MSLRIYNTLSGKKEEFVPITANKVGMYVCGPTVYDTSHIGHARSVVVFDMVYRWLMQLGYEVTYVRNFTDVDDKIIKKSNETGDSCTAITTKYIDEFHNEMDALNVLRPTIAPKATEHIDHIIRFVQRLIDSGKAYHVEGGDVYFSISSFSEYGKLSHRNPDDMQAGARIAVDEKKRSPMDFTLWKPAKPGEPSWDSPWGKGRPGWHIECSAMSYEYLGESIDIHGGGKDLIFPHHENEIAQSEASFGVPFVKYWIHNGFVDINNEKMSKSLGNFTMIKAVLADYSPEVIRMFLLSKHYRSPIDYSENSMREVSVGLDRIYAFLERLDKAGITPETAGGWHGPLWGDIVEALNDDFNSAKAMAEVFDAVKKGNKLLDKANDAPGENNRKILAGIYADIRFASKILGVFMMSAPDYFAAKKDRAMADQDVDPAMIDALVAERTAARKSKDFARADEVRDQLQAMKIVLEDGPQGTTWRIE
- a CDS encoding ion channel, whose amino-acid sequence is MLRVFIQNKYTILLCIVLLNVIAAPFFSQSAHPELFFNITFSLIMLTAGLSVAGDKKLSQAASIALMLPCLFFVWLAYFYTLEEHMLMASAFLQAMFLFYISLLIILFIFRSPVVIRDVVSAALVVYLFSAMLFAKLYLMLELAYPGSFSISHETIRDNPGLLKYFSMVTLSTLGYGDLSPVNDKSQTLASMEAIFGQIYLAVLIARLVGMQGASAKTFSKK
- the ispF gene encoding 2-C-methyl-D-erythritol 2,4-cyclodiphosphate synthase; this translates as MQIRVGTGTDVHELVAGPRLIIGGVEIDHPMGLKGHSDADVLLHAVCDALLGAAGLGDIGEHFPDTDSAYKGMDSTRFLHICKEKIKDKGFMVANLDCTIFAQAPKMSPHKKAMTACIARVLELSSDCVNIKATTTEHLGFIGRKQGIAAQATVLLYRNES